The proteins below come from a single Benincasa hispida cultivar B227 chromosome 4, ASM972705v1, whole genome shotgun sequence genomic window:
- the LOC120075832 gene encoding aspartic proteinase Asp1-like, with protein MNLLSSFFGTGIFGIRREKESRKMPTITTLFFFLLGLSSSFSVCFSTNILSLGKKNSDRLLSSAVFPLKGNVYPLGYYSVSIHIGEGDEAFEFDIDSGSDLTWVQCDAPCTGCTKPRERLYKPNNNALNCFEPLCTSLHPITNDQCESADDQCQYEIEYADHGSSLGVLVNDHVPLKLTNGSTAAPRVAFGCGYDYKYSVPHSPPPTAGVLGLGNGEVSIISQLSNMGVVRNVVGHCLSEEGGFLFFGDELVPSSGVAWTSMSHESIGSYYSSGPAEVHYGGKATGIKDLILVFDSGSSYTYFNSQAYNSILALVRNDLKGKPLEDAPEDKSLPICWKGKRPFKSLRDVKKYFKPLALCFTKTKNAQLQLPLETYLIITKYGNVCFGILNGTEVGLGDLNIIGDISLKDKMVIYDNERRRIGWFPTNCNKFKKEGQSFCQPDGLFSILTENYQGYIPKIF; from the exons ATGAATCTTTTGAGCTCCTTTTTTGGGACAGGAATCTTCGGGATtcgaagagaaaaagagagtaGAAAAATGCCAACAATCACtactcttttcttctttcttttaggTCTTTCTTCAAGTTTTTCTGTCTGCTTTTCAACCAACATTCTTTCTTTGGGCAAGAAAAACTCGGATCGCCTCCTCTCCTCCGCCGTCTTTCCCCTCAAAGGAAACGTTTATCCACTTGG TTATTACTCTGTGTCTATTCATATCGGCGAAGGAGATGAGGCTTTTGAATTTGATATCGACTCTGGCAGTGACCTCACTTGGGTTCAATGTGATGCCCCTTGTACAGGCTGCACAAAG CCTCGTGAACGGTTATATAAACCCAACAACAATGCTTTGAACTGTTTTGAACCACTGTGTACATCACTCCACCCGATAACCAACGACCAATGCGAGTCCGCTGATGACCAATGTCAGTATGAAATTGAGTATGCTGACCATGGATCTTCTCTGGGTGTGTTGGTCAATGACCATGTTCCCTTGAAACTCACTAATGGTTCTACTGCTGCTCCTCGTGTAGCGTTTGG ATGTGGATATGATTATAAATATTCTGTTCCACACTCACCTCCTCCTACAGCTGGAGTTCTTGGCCTTGGCAATGGTGAAGTTAGCATTATCTCGCAACTAAGTAACATGGGTGTAGTGCGAAACGTTGTAGGTCACTGTCTTAGTGAAGAAggtggatttttattttttggtgaTGAACTTGTCCCTTCTTCGGGAGTAGCGTGGACAAGTATGTCACATGAATCCATAGG AAGTTACTACTCTTCCGGACCTGCTGAAGTCCATTACGGTGGAAAGGCTACCGGTATCAAGGATCTTATCTTAGTTTTTGATAGTGGGAGTTCTTACACTTACTTCAATTCTCAAGCTTACAACTCCATTCTTGCTCTG GTAAGGAATGATTTGAAAGGAAAACCACTGGAAGATGCACCGGAGGATAAATCTCTTCCAATATGCTGGAAAGGCAAGCGTCCTTTCAAGTCGTTGCGCGATGTTAAGAAATACTTCAAGCCCTTGGCGTTATGCTTTACAAAAACTAAGAATGCTCAACTTCAACTGCCTCTAGAAACTTATCTCATCATAACC AAATATGGCAATGTTTGCTTTGGAATTCTGAATGGAACTGAAGTAGGACTGGGGGATCTAAACATAATTGGTG ACATCTCTCTAAAAGACAAAATGGTGATCTACGATAATGAAAGGCGACGAATCGGATGGTTTCCTACCAATTGcaacaaatttaaaaa GGAAGGTCAAAGTTTTTGTCAACCAGATGGTCTGTTTAGCATCCTAACAGAGAATTATCAAGGTTACATCCCCAAGATCTTTTAG